The nucleotide window ATGTGCCGCATGACCAGTACAACTATCAGGTGCCGGAAGCGATCATCATGGGCAAAGTACCCGCTCCTTACCTGAACCTGGAAAACAAACCTTTGACTCAGCGGCATTGCAATTCACTCCTGCTTGGATACTTCCTGCGCAGCGTTCGCGACATCGAAGCAAGTACACTCGACCGCCTGACCATCGAGGAATTCTTCCTGGACGCATCGATGGGAAGCACGCTCGCGGAACGCTACGTGGACTGGCTTGCCGATCCCTCGACGCAGAGCGCCATGCGCCGTTCCCTCGCAGGCATCCTTCCTCCGGGCTCGCCCATATCCCCCGAGTCTGCGATCGCCGTTTCACCGGCCTCCCTTCTCTCAGACTCGGACAGCATCTTCCAAGTTCATGTCCGCAGCAATCTGGATCGACTTCGGGAGCAACTCCAGGAGATCGAGAAGCAGATGCTGGAGACGACCGGCACAGAACGTATCGCGCTGGCGCGGGGCTCGAACTCACTGGAACGTCTGATCACGCAGTTCAAGGAAGACCGGCTCATTGACTTCCTGAGTAGTTCTTCGTGGCTCCCCGGCTACGCCTTCCCGCAAGACATCGTGAAACTGCTGGTTCGCCAGACAGAGTACGGTCGCCAAATGCGTCTCCAGCGGGACCGAGAGGTAGGCATATCCGAGTACGCCCCTGGCGCAGAGATCGTCGCGGACGGTTTCCTGTTTACGTCCGGGGGAGTCTGGTTCAATTCCAAAGAACCTGACATCCGTCAGTACGCCCGATGCCCCGAGTGCCGCAAGATCGACAGATACCTCGAATCCGAGAGACCCTCACGCGTTTGCTCGCGCTGCGGAACTGCCCTCACCGGAAAGTTTCTTCCCAGATTCTACATCAGGCCTGACGGTTTCACCACTCTGGTCACAGACCCCGTGCAGCGTCCCGGGCGTAGCCGCCGGCCTGGGCCGCGTGCATCTGAAGTCTTTCTGCTGGAGGGAGCAGCCAACGATGATTTTAGCCTACATTCAGTCAAGGGTGTCACGGTCGCCGAGAAGCAGGGCGGTCGCCTGTTCCTCGCCAACAGCGGGTACCAGTTCCGCGGGTACCACATCTGCCGCAAGTGCGGGCGGGGCTTCACCAAGACACCGACGGGGCGTACACACAAGACGCCCTGGGGCACGGATTGCTCCGGACAGACCAAAGTCCTTGATCTGGCCCACGAGATTTGCACAGACATCCTCCAGCTGAGGTTTCATGACTGCACCCCGGCAGCGCCTTCCATCGTCGATCGCGCTTTCTGGCTCTCTTTCGTATCTGCCTTTCTCAATGGCGCTTCGGATGCCCTGAACATCGACGCAGGCGACTTGGGAGGCACGTACCACGGGTGGAGCGAAAACAGTTATGTTGGAGAACTTGTAGTCTACGACCGG belongs to Lentisphaerota bacterium and includes:
- a CDS encoding DUF1998 domain-containing protein, which encodes VPHDQYNYQVPEAIIMGKVPAPYLNLENKPLTQRHCNSLLLGYFLRSVRDIEASTLDRLTIEEFFLDASMGSTLAERYVDWLADPSTQSAMRRSLAGILPPGSPISPESAIAVSPASLLSDSDSIFQVHVRSNLDRLREQLQEIEKQMLETTGTERIALARGSNSLERLITQFKEDRLIDFLSSSSWLPGYAFPQDIVKLLVRQTEYGRQMRLQRDREVGISEYAPGAEIVADGFLFTSGGVWFNSKEPDIRQYARCPECRKIDRYLESERPSRVCSRCGTALTGKFLPRFYIRPDGFTTLVTDPVQRPGRSRRPGPRASEVFLLEGAANDDFSLHSVKGVTVAEKQGGRLFLANSGYQFRGYHICRKCGRGFTKTPTGRTHKTPWGTDCSGQTKVLDLAHEICTDILQLRFHDCTPAAPSIVDRAFWLSFVSAFLNGASDALNIDAGDLGGTYHGWSENSYVGELVVYDRIPGGAGHIARIVDNLDQVLNTALVRVRDCKCPDREASCYACLRSYLNQSYWEELKRRPVIEWLGNILGKA